One stretch of Armigeres subalbatus isolate Guangzhou_Male chromosome 2, GZ_Asu_2, whole genome shotgun sequence DNA includes these proteins:
- the LOC134211498 gene encoding protein immune deficiency: MAKFKNIFTNIFTKTNAKLETDAAIIPHSVGDGDDKDPNYRNNISPLTEPGETRLDPSPSSSGGDHTNSIVPASRATPDQLMVNPAARALTQNIINNVQNNALTAPQTSITNATGVQVYQIKNARNVHIGNSITFNSANTEDDRTRSPATANGPVKWANLKLSDTIRQMMDCEDDLDTDMMIAISRHLGYEWKQFARTLEYSEGQIEAFECDNDTLSERIYQFILDWSRNDDEPTLGKMVKLLWEHVHKETVYHMKLVWKKRQQS; this comes from the exons ATGGCTAAATTCAAGAATATTTTCACAAACATCTTTACCAAAACGAATGCAAAGTTGGAAACAGACGCAGCAATCATTCCACATAGTGTTGGTGATGGTGATGATAAAGACCCAAATTATAGAAACAATATTTCCCCACTCACTGAACCTGGTGAAACGCGTCTAGATCCTAGCCCATCATCATCCGGTGGAGACCACACAAATTCCATTGTACCTGCCAGTAGGGCAACACCGGATCAACTAATGGTGAATCCGGCGGCAAGGGCTTTAACGCAGAACATCATCAACAATGTGCAAAACAATGCTCTGACAGCACCGCAGACCTCGATTACCAATGCAACAGGTGTCCAAGTTTACCAAATAAAGAACGCACGAAACGTTCATATTGGCAATAGTATCACCTTCAACTCGGCGAATACCGAAGATGATCGCACAAGGTCACCTGCCACCGCTAATGGTCCAGTTAAATGGGCTAATTTGAAACTTTCTGACACAATTCGGCAGATGATGGATTGTGAAGATGACTTGGACACAGACATGATGATTGCCATATCACGACATTTGGGTTACGAATGGAAACAGTTCGCAAGAACATTGGAATACTCGGAAGGGCAAATAGAAGCATTCGAATGTGATAATGATACGTTATCCGAA AGAATTTATCAGTTCATTTTGGACTGGTCTCGTAATGACGACGAACCAACGCTCGGAAAAATGGTCAAACTATTGTGGGAACATGTGCACAAGGAAACAGTCTACCACATGAAGCTAGTATGGAAAAAGCGACAGCAGAGTTAA